Sequence from the Granulicella sp. L56 genome:
GGTGATCTCGAGCACGCGGCGGATGCGTTCGGTCGCCTTGAGAGGAAAGTCAGGCTCGCGCGGATCAGGCATGTTCGGCGGCAGATAGAGCAACGCCTGCTTCTCGTAGTTGAAGTGCGAAGGAACGACGAGTTCGCGGGCGCTGGTCAGTCCCAGCCGCTTGCGAATATGGTCGAATCCTCCTGAAACCGTGAGCGTAGCCGAGGTCAGCACGACGCTGGAGTAGGTATCGAAGAGCGACGTGGTGAGCAGCTCGGAGACATCGATCGGCGTGGCCTGCAGATGCGTATGAACCGCCGCCGGAGCGGCCCCGCCACGAGCCAGATTACGAACGCCACTTCCTGCGCGACGCTCGATCCAGAAGACCGTGTTGCGGTCGGAAGATTCGAGCAGAAACGCAAGGTGTGCGCGAATGTCTGCGGTGCGTTTGCGCAGGCCGGGAATCTCTTCGATATTTTTAACGCACTCAAGTTCGCCCTCGAGTCGCGTCAGCGCATTGAGCGTAGCGGTATAGGTGTCCCCGCTCTCTTCGAGAAAGGCTTCACGATCTTCAAACGGCATTCGTCCGATTGCCGGAGCGCCAAAGCTATCCTCGCTAGGCAGCGCGGCGAAGAAGCGATGGGCGCGCTCTTTGACGTTGACACTGGCGTTGACGATGGAAGACGAGAAGGCCTCCCTGCTCTTGAGCATCGTCTCGATGTCGCGGGTTAACTCGTCAAAGCGCTGAGTGCTGAGGCCAATACCAAAATAGTTTGAGGCAATCTCTTCCAGCTCATGCGCCTCATCGAAGATGACGACTCCGGCCTCGGGCAGGATGCCCGCGTCAGGCGCGTTCGCAGCCTGCTGCTTGATACTCAGGTCGGCGAAGAAGAGATGGTGGTTGACGATGACAATGTCTGATTCAAGCGCTTTGCGGCGCATGTTAGTGACGAAGCAGCGCTCCCAGTCGGGGCAGGTCTGCCCGAGACAGGCCTCGGTGCGGGCGTCGAGCTTGCTCCACAGCGCAGAGGTTTCGGGCAACGCGTCGATCTCGGCGCGATCTCCGGTCTCGGTAGTCTTCTCCCACTGCGACAGGATGTGAAACTGGCTTATCTCTTCAAGGCCATTGAGCAGCGGGCTATCGCGGAGGGCGTAGAGCTTGTGGCGGCAGAGGTAATTGCTGCGGCCCTTCATGTAGCAAACCTTCAGCGGGCCAAGCAGAGATTCAAGAAAGGGAACGTCCTTGAAAAAAAGCTGCTCCTGAAGATTTTTCGTTCCGGTGGAGATAATGACCCGCTGCTGACGCTCCCGGGCAAGCCGCAGAGCAGGCAGCAGATACGCTAACGTCTTTCCCGTTCCCGTCCCCGCTTCGACGATCAGATGGCGCTTCTCCTTGAATGCCTTTTCGATGGCGCGTGCCATCTCGTACTGTCCCTTGCGGTGCTCGAAGGCGAGCGATGAACGGGCCAGCGTGCCTCCAGGAGAGAAAAAATCGTGCAGGTTCGGCAGATTCTCTGGCGGAGCAGGCGTGATCGAGATGGGAATTGTCGTGGACAATGTATGGTTTGCGCGAGATAGGGCGGCACAGACGAGCTACGCTTTCTATAATAGAAGCGTAGCGAAGAATTAGCGTAATTGCCTTGCGCCTTACAGGGTGTGTGGGAGAAAGATGGACATTCACCGTGGCTCAAAAAGACGATAGGAAGCGGCTGGGCAAAAAACACAGACAGGCAAAGACCCGTCCCAAAAAGGGCCGAGCGCCGAGAGTCGCTCCAACCACAGGAGCCGTAGACCCGCGCAAGCGCAAGGTGCTGGCCACAAAGAAGGCAGCGGCGGCCAAGGCCAAGCTGGTGTCGAAGCGGTCTCCGGAGTTCGAGACCAAGAAGACGCTGCGGACCGCGCAAAGTACGCGACCCGCCGATGGAATCGTTGGCCGACAGACGCCTCGTTCCTCCAACGTTGCCGGAAGGGAAAACATCGGCGAGGACGACTGGCGCGAAGCCGAGGCAATCGCTGCGCAGTTGTCGACCGTAACCGAGAGCGCGGAAGCACAGGAGCTGCCGCTGATTGCCGTCTGCGGCCGGCCGAATGTAGGCAAAAGCACGCTGTTCAACCGCCTGACAGGATCGCGCCGTTCGATTGTCGGCGACGAGCCCGGAATCACTCGCGACCGCATCTATGGCGAGATCGAGTGGGCGGGACGCGATGCACGCATCGTCGATACTGGCGGAGTTGTGCCGGACGATGAGGCGCTGATTCCCAGCGAGATCTTCCGTCAAGCACAGGTCGCGCTCGAAGAAGCGGATTCGATCGTCATGGTCGTCGATGGACGAACAGAGCTGGCTTCGCCCGACATGGAGCTGGCAAGATTGCTGCTGCGCGGCGGCAAGCCGGTATTTCTGGCGGTGAACAAGATGGACACCGAGGCCATGCAGTCGCAGGCAGAGAACTTCCGGCGACTCGGCTTCCGCAATGTGCTGGCTATTTCGGCGGAGCATGGCAGCGGCATCGGCGATCTGCTCGATGAGGTGTTCGCTTCGCTGCCTCCTGAAGAGGTGGACGAAGAGCCGACCGAGGTCATGCTCACCGCGGAAGACGAGATGACCGAGGACGAAGATGGACCGCAGCCAATCCGTAAGCTGCGCACGCATGGCGACTATGTCCAGAAGGAGACCAAGATCGCCATCATCGGCAGGCCGAACGTCGGCAAGAGCACGCTGCTGAATGCGCTGACAGGCACCGACCGCGCGATTGTCTCGCCGATTGCTGGAACCACGCGCGATGCGGTCGATGAGGTTGTGGAACGCGGCGGACACAGCTTCCGCTTTGTCGATACCGCAGGCATTCGCCGCAAGGGCAAGACCAAGCTGATGGCCGAGAAGCTCTCCGTCGTGATGGCGCGCAAGCACCTCGAAGCTGCGGACGTTTCGCTGCTGGTCATCGATGCGGTCGAAGGCGTAACCGCGCTGGACGCGAACATCGGCGGCTACGCGCATGAGAGCGGGCGCAGCGTCATCATCGTGGTCAATAAGTGGGACCTGATGACGACGGCGCGGAACGACGGCAAACCGCCTGCCGATATCAAGATCTACGAGCAGCAGGTTCGGGATGCGCTGAAGTATCTGGAATATGCTCCGCTGCTGTTTATCTCTGCATCAGAGGGCATGAATATCGAGTCGGTGTTCAAGAAGGTGGAGCTGGTTTCGCGGGAGCGGCGCAAGCGCGTGACGACAGGACAGATGAATCGCTTTCTCGAA
This genomic interval carries:
- a CDS encoding ATP-dependent DNA helicase, with amino-acid sequence MSTTIPISITPAPPENLPNLHDFFSPGGTLARSSLAFEHRKGQYEMARAIEKAFKEKRHLIVEAGTGTGKTLAYLLPALRLARERQQRVIISTGTKNLQEQLFFKDVPFLESLLGPLKVCYMKGRSNYLCRHKLYALRDSPLLNGLEEISQFHILSQWEKTTETGDRAEIDALPETSALWSKLDARTEACLGQTCPDWERCFVTNMRRKALESDIVIVNHHLFFADLSIKQQAANAPDAGILPEAGVVIFDEAHELEEIASNYFGIGLSTQRFDELTRDIETMLKSREAFSSSIVNASVNVKERAHRFFAALPSEDSFGAPAIGRMPFEDREAFLEESGDTYTATLNALTRLEGELECVKNIEEIPGLRKRTADIRAHLAFLLESSDRNTVFWIERRAGSGVRNLARGGAAPAAVHTHLQATPIDVSELLTTSLFDTYSSVVLTSATLTVSGGFDHIRKRLGLTSARELVVPSHFNYEKQALLYLPPNMPDPREPDFPLKATERIRRVLEITKGRAFCLFTSYKQMRETHDRLLAELPYKLLLHGTAPRHVLLQQFRDTPNAVLFGTSSFWQGVDVQGEQLSCVIIDRLPFAVPNDPVVKARMEAIEALGGKPFFDYQVPNAVITLKQGFGRLIRSLDDRGVLVLLDPRIQRQRYGRIFLESLPPYRLTQEITDVEEFFAASGEKIVTLKQ
- the der gene encoding ribosome biogenesis GTPase Der; the encoded protein is MAQKDDRKRLGKKHRQAKTRPKKGRAPRVAPTTGAVDPRKRKVLATKKAAAAKAKLVSKRSPEFETKKTLRTAQSTRPADGIVGRQTPRSSNVAGRENIGEDDWREAEAIAAQLSTVTESAEAQELPLIAVCGRPNVGKSTLFNRLTGSRRSIVGDEPGITRDRIYGEIEWAGRDARIVDTGGVVPDDEALIPSEIFRQAQVALEEADSIVMVVDGRTELASPDMELARLLLRGGKPVFLAVNKMDTEAMQSQAENFRRLGFRNVLAISAEHGSGIGDLLDEVFASLPPEEVDEEPTEVMLTAEDEMTEDEDGPQPIRKLRTHGDYVQKETKIAIIGRPNVGKSTLLNALTGTDRAIVSPIAGTTRDAVDEVVERGGHSFRFVDTAGIRRKGKTKLMAEKLSVVMARKHLEAADVSLLVIDAVEGVTALDANIGGYAHESGRSVIIVVNKWDLMTTARNDGKPPADIKIYEQQVRDALKYLEYAPLLFISASEGMNIESVFKKVELVSRERRKRVTTGQMNRFLEKVDFQKASVPMNKRVRIYYMTQAAVAPPTFVLFTDKDVKMHFSFERFLANQIRDNFGFIGSPIWFKIKARNKKKADS